Proteins found in one Micromonospora sp. WMMD1082 genomic segment:
- a CDS encoding transcriptional regulator, with the protein MSRQEVAEAVNNYLWDTYGTRTSMDANHVGKLERGEHRWPKPTTREAFRAVLKASRDADLGFYITRGQRHSDPVVHQMPPGERLTADDDHTGESLTGREITDTGDMNRRQLLRLLSLTGALLAAPVPGSQLDLARIESSSDGNRRLDPATLDEYEGLNAQLWAAFGAAESKAAVSPLVNRQLTTLTANLRRSHTTPVHRRLCQVTADLLQLAGEVAFDANAYGEAAHCYTLAATAAREAAAYDLWACAMIRHAFISVYERDFRHAAPMLDVATGLAQNGDSALSTRHWARTVQAQALAGLGDLSGCRRALDQAEEVNRLPGRVHNGGWLRFDGSRLAEERGACYVELRRPDLAEPVLSGALSQSLSTRRRGTVLTDLALVGVHRNDVHQIVLYGSAALDTARQSGSGVVGSKLNRLHHHLQPFLADTHVRHLNSQINALIRAGN; encoded by the coding sequence ATGTCCCGGCAGGAGGTCGCCGAGGCGGTCAACAACTACCTGTGGGACACCTACGGCACGAGAACCAGCATGGACGCCAACCACGTCGGGAAGCTTGAGCGAGGAGAACACCGCTGGCCCAAGCCCACAACCCGGGAGGCGTTCCGGGCGGTGCTGAAGGCATCGCGGGACGCTGACCTAGGCTTCTACATCACCCGTGGCCAACGCCATTCCGATCCCGTTGTGCACCAGATGCCCCCTGGCGAGAGGCTCACCGCTGATGATGATCATACTGGCGAGTCGCTGACCGGCAGGGAGATCACGGACACTGGCGACATGAACCGCCGTCAGTTGCTACGCCTGCTGAGCCTGACAGGTGCGCTGTTGGCCGCGCCCGTCCCGGGAAGCCAGCTCGACTTGGCGCGCATCGAATCCTCCAGCGACGGGAACAGGCGACTAGACCCAGCGACCCTTGACGAGTACGAGGGACTGAACGCCCAGCTGTGGGCGGCCTTCGGCGCAGCCGAGTCCAAGGCAGCAGTATCACCGCTGGTCAACCGTCAGCTGACGACACTCACGGCCAACCTACGCCGCTCCCACACGACACCCGTGCATCGTAGGCTCTGCCAGGTCACCGCCGACCTCCTCCAGCTCGCCGGCGAGGTCGCCTTTGACGCGAACGCGTACGGCGAGGCCGCGCACTGCTACACGCTGGCAGCGACCGCCGCCCGAGAAGCCGCTGCCTACGATCTTTGGGCGTGCGCGATGATCCGTCACGCCTTCATCAGCGTCTACGAGCGCGACTTCCGGCACGCCGCACCGATGCTGGACGTTGCCACCGGCCTGGCCCAGAACGGGGACAGCGCGCTGTCGACCCGGCACTGGGCACGAACCGTGCAGGCGCAGGCTCTCGCGGGCCTCGGCGACCTCAGCGGATGCCGGCGGGCGCTCGACCAAGCCGAAGAGGTCAACCGCCTGCCCGGCCGGGTTCACAACGGCGGATGGTTGCGCTTCGACGGCTCCCGGCTCGCCGAGGAACGCGGGGCCTGCTACGTCGAGTTGAGGCGCCCAGACCTGGCCGAACCTGTGCTGTCCGGCGCTCTGTCGCAAAGCCTCTCCACACGACGACGCGGAACCGTCCTGACAGACCTCGCCTTGGTCGGAGTTCACCGTAACGACGTACACCAGATCGTGCTCTACGGCAGCGCCGCCCTCGATACTGCCCGCCAAAGCGGCTCCGGCGTGGTCGGCTCCAAACTCAACCGACTACACCACCACTTGCAGCCGTTCCTTGCTGACACTCACGTGCGGCATCTCAACAGCCAGATCAATGCCCTGATAAGGGCAGGGAACTGA
- a CDS encoding DGQHR domain-containing protein encodes MNVGEEFCIDLDQRGEARFSILAADDETVLVVQCVSAREVRSSQLRAEIHALRDVRVETLRALRRIFPGRKAKIILATKNIALMPNAQSSLEDADIIHMDEEAISYFLSLAEHLGKAARFQLLGNLFAGQRIQGLDSEVHALRGKMGGITYYFFAIEPDRLLKIAYVLHRNRANSDLMPTYQRLIRRSRLQDVSRFVDAGGFFPNSIILNMETGRSPRFDPATKAGDGPVMGVLHLPQTYRSAFVIDGQHRLYGYANSDRAVSELIPVVAFVNLPRSEQIRLFMQINENQQAVPKNLRNTLNADLLWDSDDLRQRSRALKLRVAQHLGESKSSPLYGRVIIGENTRSPIRCLTIEAISNGLTRGSFVGSFNKSSVKDSGTFYMGTNDATFALLVPFLERCFRHLRDKLFAQWTLGGAEGGFVFINPGIESLLKIFSDIVDHLILQGAIDPRITPAEDVYRQSSAYLDAIVEYVESLGVEQAAEYRRMYGSGGTTRYWRRLQRAIQKRHPDFDPPGLSAFLEDEAKTFNTESFKMIREIETFLNEDIKRKLQEKFGKINWFALGVPRKVRESSMTMAAQKNVDLPPDKQVGPWDCLHIIDYCTIMTQSQDLWLELFAKRYTLPGEGRPKASWRSRSSWMNELNRIRNQNFHTYTVKPSEYEFLVEVTGWLLREEGEDDI; translated from the coding sequence ATGAACGTCGGTGAAGAGTTCTGCATTGATCTAGATCAACGCGGAGAGGCCCGATTTTCGATTCTTGCTGCCGATGACGAAACGGTGCTGGTCGTACAATGTGTTTCTGCCAGAGAAGTCCGGTCATCCCAACTGAGGGCTGAGATACACGCCCTTCGCGACGTTCGAGTCGAAACCCTTCGGGCACTGCGACGAATTTTTCCCGGAAGAAAAGCAAAAATTATTCTCGCTACTAAGAACATTGCCTTGATGCCTAACGCGCAATCGTCTCTCGAAGACGCCGACATCATACACATGGACGAAGAGGCGATTAGCTACTTCCTGTCTTTGGCGGAGCATCTCGGCAAAGCGGCCCGATTCCAGCTATTGGGCAACCTGTTCGCGGGGCAGCGTATACAAGGTTTAGACTCGGAGGTTCATGCCCTGCGAGGAAAGATGGGCGGGATTACATACTACTTTTTCGCAATCGAGCCTGACCGACTGTTAAAGATCGCCTATGTACTGCATCGGAATAGGGCCAACAGCGATCTAATGCCCACCTATCAGCGGTTGATAAGACGTTCAAGGCTTCAGGATGTGTCTAGGTTCGTTGACGCCGGAGGGTTTTTCCCGAATTCAATAATCTTGAATATGGAGACAGGGAGATCCCCGAGGTTTGATCCGGCTACGAAGGCAGGGGATGGGCCTGTGATGGGTGTCCTGCACCTACCACAGACGTATCGTTCAGCTTTTGTGATCGACGGTCAGCACAGACTGTACGGATATGCCAACTCTGATCGAGCGGTATCGGAACTGATCCCAGTCGTGGCTTTTGTGAACTTGCCGAGGTCGGAACAGATCCGGCTTTTTATGCAAATTAATGAGAACCAGCAGGCGGTTCCTAAGAACTTGCGCAATACTCTAAACGCCGACCTGCTATGGGATTCAGACGACCTTCGCCAAAGGAGCAGGGCGCTCAAACTTCGCGTTGCCCAGCATCTTGGCGAGTCCAAGTCATCTCCCCTCTACGGCAGGGTCATAATAGGCGAGAATACTCGGTCGCCCATCCGCTGTCTGACAATTGAGGCGATCAGTAATGGCCTAACCCGCGGTAGTTTTGTCGGGTCCTTCAACAAGTCGAGCGTCAAAGACAGTGGCACGTTCTACATGGGCACAAACGACGCGACGTTCGCGTTACTTGTCCCATTCCTTGAAAGATGCTTCCGGCATCTTCGGGATAAGCTATTTGCGCAGTGGACGCTGGGCGGCGCTGAAGGCGGATTTGTCTTCATCAACCCAGGCATCGAGTCTTTGTTGAAGATTTTCAGCGATATTGTCGACCACTTAATCCTGCAAGGCGCGATTGATCCTCGCATCACCCCAGCCGAAGATGTGTACCGTCAGTCGAGCGCATATCTTGATGCGATCGTTGAATACGTGGAGTCACTGGGGGTCGAGCAAGCGGCAGAGTATCGGCGAATGTACGGTTCCGGTGGTACCACCAGGTACTGGCGACGGCTCCAGCGGGCTATACAGAAAAGGCACCCGGACTTCGACCCGCCCGGCCTGAGTGCGTTCCTTGAGGACGAGGCTAAGACTTTTAATACGGAATCATTTAAGATGATACGCGAAATCGAAACGTTCTTAAATGAAGACATAAAACGCAAGTTGCAGGAGAAATTTGGAAAGATAAATTGGTTTGCCCTAGGCGTGCCACGCAAAGTCCGCGAATCCTCAATGACCATGGCGGCTCAGAAGAATGTCGACCTTCCGCCTGACAAGCAGGTTGGGCCATGGGACTGCCTCCATATCATTGATTACTGCACTATCATGACGCAAAGCCAAGATTTATGGCTGGAGCTCTTCGCCAAGCGATACACGCTTCCCGGCGAAGGGCGCCCGAAAGCAAGCTGGCGGTCCAGATCCAGCTGGATGAACGAACTGAACAGAATTCGGAATCAGAATTTCCACACATACACAGTCAAGCCGAGCGAGTACGAATTCTTGGTTGAGGTGACGGGATGGCTCTTGAGGGAGGAAGGCGAAGACGACATCTAG
- a CDS encoding helix-turn-helix transcriptional regulator, with product MISPYVRRRRLATELVRLREEHGYSAERLCKETRIAKQKLSRLENARVRPDQDEIMRILDHFRVDEQRWAEIMAIARESQENGWWEKFRVEMGPRQALYADLEAGAEHIAEYHITLLPGLLQIPAYTEVRAVADRAAYPRRFTVERALEARAARQRVLDRPGGPTYEVIIDELAIRRHAAPPEVVRAQLDHLIYVGHEKQKTTIQVLRLTARIAGNAVPRSSYFSYRYPDPSDPVVVAVDTITSDFVLTDPDEAANCLSRTVLPSATGYGQLLLACNLAP from the coding sequence GTGATCAGTCCATATGTCCGTCGCCGCCGGCTCGCTACCGAACTCGTGCGACTACGAGAGGAACACGGCTACTCCGCCGAGCGGCTCTGCAAAGAGACAAGAATCGCCAAGCAGAAACTGAGCCGTTTGGAAAACGCGAGAGTCCGACCAGATCAAGACGAGATCATGCGAATCCTCGACCACTTTCGGGTTGACGAGCAGCGGTGGGCAGAGATCATGGCTATTGCTCGGGAGTCCCAGGAGAACGGCTGGTGGGAGAAGTTCCGCGTCGAGATGGGACCACGCCAGGCCCTCTACGCGGACCTGGAAGCCGGTGCTGAGCACATCGCCGAGTACCACATCACCCTGCTGCCGGGCCTGTTGCAGATCCCGGCGTACACCGAGGTCCGCGCGGTGGCAGATCGTGCTGCCTACCCCCGGAGATTCACGGTGGAGCGAGCACTGGAAGCCCGAGCTGCCCGGCAACGGGTCCTTGACAGGCCCGGCGGACCCACCTACGAAGTGATCATCGATGAGCTCGCAATCCGCCGGCACGCCGCACCGCCGGAGGTCGTCCGCGCACAGCTTGACCACCTGATCTACGTCGGTCACGAGAAGCAGAAGACCACCATTCAAGTACTGCGGCTGACGGCGCGAATCGCTGGCAACGCGGTACCCCGGTCGTCGTACTTCAGCTACCGATACCCCGACCCAAGCGATCCAGTGGTCGTCGCGGTCGACACCATCACCAGCGACTTCGTCCTCACCGACCCGGACGAGGCTGCCAACTGCTTAAGCCGGACAGTGTTGCCTTCCGCGACCGGGTATGGGCAACTTTTGCTCGCTTGCAATTTGGCACCATGA